A stretch of the Syntrophorhabdaceae bacterium genome encodes the following:
- a CDS encoding HlyU family transcriptional regulator — translation MNPLITNCLIDSCTFDPKYKPEDEASAEIFRLYKEGELLIQIAHSTQKEIQHPNTPAWVKREALNLIYTLPVSLIESEVRKLREIETILAGNGKIENILQDARHVFEAQKYGSYFITTDSRILDRASRLRSACNITIVKPSEFLSIVKQYLEKKNHKQTFRSLAEFIPTQKPREENRMDTVPYRGYLIQAAPYRLADSGEFTINISILHDTGDAINIRNFGASNTFKTEKEAIYHCIEFGRQIIDGKFENCTVSGL, via the coding sequence GTGAACCCCCTTATCACCAACTGCCTCATTGACTCATGTACGTTTGACCCAAAATACAAGCCCGAGGATGAGGCTTCCGCCGAGATATTCAGGCTCTACAAAGAAGGGGAGCTTTTGATCCAAATTGCTCATTCAACCCAGAAAGAGATTCAACATCCCAATACGCCCGCTTGGGTCAAGCGCGAAGCCTTGAATCTGATCTACACGTTGCCGGTTAGCCTGATCGAGAGCGAGGTTCGAAAACTTCGCGAGATTGAGACTATTCTGGCAGGAAACGGCAAGATAGAGAATATCCTCCAAGACGCGCGCCATGTTTTTGAGGCACAAAAGTATGGGTCCTACTTCATCACGACTGACTCCCGCATATTGGACCGTGCCAGCAGGTTGCGTTCCGCATGCAATATTACCATCGTTAAGCCCAGTGAATTCCTCAGCATCGTGAAGCAATATCTTGAGAAGAAAAACCACAAGCAGACGTTTCGCTCGTTAGCAGAGTTCATTCCGACTCAAAAACCTCGGGAGGAAAACAGGATGGACACAGTGCCTTATAGGGGGTATCTCATTCAAGCAGCGCCATATCGGTTAGCTGACTCTGGTGAGTTCACCATAAACATCAGCATACTGCATGATACCGGCGATGCTATTAATATTCGCAACTTTGGTGCCAGCAATACGTTCAAGACGGAAAAAGAAGCGATTTATCATTGTATTGAATTTGGACGGCAAATCATTGATGGGAAGTTTGAAAATTGCACTGTCAGTGGTTTATGA